In one window of Gammaproteobacteria bacterium DNA:
- a CDS encoding sodium:alanine symporter family protein has product MEFLTNIISSINSIVWGVPMLVMILGIGLFLTLGLRLMPILKLGTGFKLLWQGRIPDKDKQKAGEISPFNALMTSLSATIGTGNIAGVATAIFLGGPGALFWMWCTALLGMATKFAEAVLAVRYREVDANGNHVGGPMYYIKNGLGSKWAWLGTAFAVFGAIAGFGIGNTVQANSVANAIESTFGVDPLVTGIVMMVLVGLVLMGGIKRIGDVAGKLVPLMATFYIAAGAIVLIINISEIPAAFALIINSAFTETAAEGGFAGAAVWAAIRFGVARGVFSNEAGLGSAPIAHAAAQTKNPVAQGLVAMLGTFIDTLIVCSITGLAIIVTGEWTSGATGAELTSNAFASAIPGGNYIVAVALSVFAFTTILGWSLYGEKCVQYLFGVKAIMPFRICWVLVVPIGAAGSLEFIWLLADTMNALMAIPNLIALGLLSPVVFKLTREYFASNGAEPAELMAQEK; this is encoded by the coding sequence ATGGAATTTCTAACAAATATAATATCGAGTATTAATAGTATCGTTTGGGGAGTACCGATGCTGGTGATGATACTGGGTATCGGTTTATTTTTAACCCTTGGCTTACGTTTAATGCCAATTTTAAAGCTTGGCACCGGTTTTAAGTTACTGTGGCAAGGACGAATTCCTGATAAGGATAAGCAAAAGGCTGGTGAAATAAGCCCGTTTAATGCATTAATGACCTCTCTGTCAGCGACGATAGGCACCGGTAATATCGCAGGGGTTGCTACGGCTATTTTCCTTGGCGGCCCTGGTGCTTTATTTTGGATGTGGTGTACAGCCTTGCTGGGCATGGCAACTAAATTTGCCGAAGCGGTACTGGCGGTAAGGTACCGAGAAGTGGATGCTAATGGCAATCACGTCGGCGGGCCGATGTATTACATCAAAAATGGTTTGGGCAGCAAATGGGCATGGTTAGGCACTGCTTTTGCAGTCTTTGGCGCGATTGCTGGTTTTGGTATTGGTAATACTGTACAAGCAAACTCAGTCGCTAATGCGATTGAATCAACCTTTGGTGTCGATCCCCTAGTCACAGGGATCGTAATGATGGTTCTGGTTGGTTTGGTATTAATGGGCGGTATTAAGCGCATTGGTGATGTCGCGGGTAAATTAGTACCGCTAATGGCTACTTTTTATATTGCGGCCGGTGCGATTGTCTTAATTATTAATATCTCTGAAATACCAGCAGCATTTGCGTTAATCATCAATAGTGCGTTTACTGAAACTGCCGCAGAAGGTGGTTTTGCTGGCGCTGCTGTTTGGGCTGCTATTCGTTTCGGTGTGGCACGTGGGGTGTTCTCTAACGAAGCCGGTTTAGGCAGTGCGCCAATTGCTCATGCGGCTGCGCAAACTAAAAACCCAGTTGCTCAAGGTTTGGTCGCGATGCTAGGTACATTCATCGATACCTTGATTGTTTGTTCTATTACTGGTCTTGCGATTATTGTTACCGGTGAATGGACGTCAGGTGCTACTGGCGCTGAGTTAACATCGAACGCCTTTGCTAGTGCGATCCCCGGTGGTAATTACATTGTTGCTGTTGCGTTATCAGTATTTGCTTTCACCACTATTTTAGGTTGGAGCTTATACGGTGAGAAATGTGTACAGTATCTATTTGGGGTCAAAGCTATTATGCCATTTCGTATCTGTTGGGTTTTGGTTGTGCCAATTGGCGCTGCCGGTTCACTGGAGTTTATTTGGCTACTGGCCGATACGATGAATGCTTTAATGGCGATACCTAACTTAATTGCACTGGGCTTATTAAGTCCGGTAGTATTTAAGCTAACGCGTGAATATTTTGCCAGCAATGGTGCTGAACCTGCTGAGCTAATGGCACAAGAGAAATAA
- a CDS encoding lipopolysaccharide biosynthesis protein, whose protein sequence is MSTPDNKSLSQEVAHGTKWYMAMRWSIKSLGFISSAVLARLLVPEDFGLVATVMVVLGFVSLLFEFGVNWALIQNNKASDEHFNTAWTIRIIQAIIIAALIAVFAPQIAQAYGDTRIEEICLIIALATFIQGFENIGTVKFQKEMNFSKDFSYNVTPKIIATIITIGLAFYYQSYYALVVASLLNSLIKVVISYSIIDYRPRLTLTKFSDIWGFSQWILIRNIANYISTQGDIIVLSALATPTNIGYYKWSSELSFIAISEVQLPFSRALLPGLAKIKDNHQQLIAAYLKALSFMAIISVPVALGFGAVSHELIPLFLGGDKWLPVVPLVEALVFFAMCTALYGISGNLLTINGNVKYTAYIFWCQAIITILSLYPAYSAFGLLGIAYTRALIGVIMFFLVSILVTRLCDVSFKQIINAIWRPVFSGLLMYAIVINISDIFNLSTGLLLLFKLALGVSLYSLFILALWGLSRDKHAIETSLIESTRRYVANIRVRKQV, encoded by the coding sequence ATGAGCACACCCGATAACAAGTCGCTATCACAAGAAGTTGCTCACGGCACTAAATGGTACATGGCGATGCGCTGGAGCATTAAAAGCTTAGGCTTCATTAGTTCAGCCGTATTGGCCCGCCTGTTAGTGCCGGAAGATTTTGGGTTGGTCGCTACCGTAATGGTCGTACTTGGGTTTGTCTCTTTATTATTTGAATTTGGTGTCAACTGGGCTTTAATTCAAAATAATAAAGCCAGTGATGAGCACTTTAATACCGCTTGGACCATCAGAATAATTCAAGCCATTATTATCGCAGCGCTAATCGCTGTTTTTGCTCCACAGATAGCCCAAGCCTATGGTGATACCAGAATAGAAGAGATCTGTTTAATCATTGCGTTAGCTACGTTTATTCAAGGCTTTGAAAATATAGGAACCGTCAAGTTCCAAAAAGAAATGAATTTTTCCAAAGACTTTTCATACAATGTAACGCCAAAAATTATTGCCACGATTATCACGATAGGACTGGCGTTTTACTATCAGTCTTATTATGCACTGGTGGTTGCAAGCTTGCTCAATAGCCTTATAAAAGTCGTTATTAGCTATAGCATAATTGATTATCGCCCACGACTTACCTTAACTAAGTTTTCCGATATATGGGGCTTTTCGCAATGGATTTTAATCAGAAATATCGCTAATTACATTTCAACTCAAGGCGATATAATTGTATTGTCAGCGCTAGCAACACCGACCAACATCGGCTATTACAAATGGAGCAGCGAGCTCTCCTTTATTGCAATATCTGAAGTACAGCTCCCCTTTTCCCGAGCTTTATTACCCGGATTAGCAAAAATAAAAGACAATCATCAACAACTCATTGCAGCTTACCTAAAAGCCCTATCTTTTATGGCCATAATTTCAGTTCCTGTTGCGCTGGGGTTTGGCGCAGTATCCCATGAACTTATTCCATTGTTTTTAGGTGGTGATAAGTGGTTGCCGGTGGTGCCGTTAGTTGAAGCATTAGTCTTTTTTGCTATGTGCACCGCGCTCTATGGGATTTCAGGTAATTTATTGACCATTAACGGTAATGTAAAATACACCGCCTATATATTCTGGTGCCAAGCCATCATCACAATATTAAGCCTCTACCCTGCTTATTCAGCATTTGGCTTGCTAGGCATCGCCTACACGCGAGCGCTTATTGGCGTGATAATGTTCTTTTTGGTCTCGATCCTAGTGACCCGACTTTGTGATGTTAGCTTTAAGCAGATAATCAATGCCATTTGGCGACCTGTCTTCTCTGGCCTGTTAATGTATGCAATCGTTATCAATATATCCGATATTTTTAACCTGAGCACTGGTTTATTACTGTTGTTTAAATTGGCGCTCGGCGTTAGCTTGTATAGTTTATTTATTTTAGCGCTCTGGGGTCTTAGCCGTGATAAGCATGCGATTGAAACCAGTTTAATTGAATCAACACGGCGCTATGTTGCCAATATCAGAGTGCGTAAGCAAGTTTAA
- a CDS encoding DNA polymerase II, whose amino-acid sequence MTAHSGFLLTQQAIDINGKSQILLWLITDHGPVKLIINDQSPLFFISNEQLDLAVELLNRHRINHHNKSLALTRFDFSPVSGLYFSNIKDARSAKSVLRQAGLIIYESDISLDQRYLMERFICGGIEFNATAQPNIGYTQYHNVKLRPSDYQPQLSVLSIDIECSQHGELYSIGFHQRNFSRVIMIGPPQDGPSYIQWVKDESELLEQLEITIAETDPDIIIGWNVINFDFRLLIKRAQYNGMKLRLGRGQAFAHWRDSHNDNNGYITIAGRLVIDGIDALKTATYHFASFSLDFVGHSLLGRGKHTDDVHNRMAEINHNFKHDKPALAAYNLEDCRLVSDIFEHTQLLEFLIFRTKLTGLPLNRVGGSVAAFTNLYLPKLHRAGFIAPNLPPDGGLASPGGYVMDSQPGLYHNVLVLDFKSLYPSIIRTFKIDPMGLIEGLAAPEHAIDGFKQAKFSRDKHFLPQIITNLWQQRDQAKQQKDHPKSQAIKIIMNSFYGVLGSGGCCFYDTRLASSITMRGHQIIQQTAQWIEEKFDVIYGDTDSVFVFIGPQYNAKQANKIGQQLADDVNQRWQQLIAQEHQLDCHLELQYETLFARFLMPKIRGSETGSKKRYAGLLNNNGKPELIFKGLESVRSDWTILAQDFQQQLYQLVFDDQDPRPLVLETLEKTQTGQYDHKLVYSKRLRRKLSHYVKNVPPQVKAARIADEQNAKLGRTLQYQNHGTINYVITINGPEPVEYTTSPIDYQHYIDKQLLPIADGILPFVELSFEQITATQLGLF is encoded by the coding sequence ATGACAGCTCACTCTGGTTTTTTACTGACTCAACAAGCCATCGATATCAATGGCAAGTCGCAAATATTACTGTGGCTGATTACCGATCACGGTCCGGTTAAGCTGATTATCAATGACCAATCACCGCTGTTTTTTATTAGTAATGAGCAATTGGATCTGGCTGTCGAGTTATTAAACCGTCATCGAATTAATCACCACAATAAATCTCTGGCGTTAACCCGATTTGATTTCAGCCCGGTTTCTGGACTCTATTTTAGCAATATAAAAGATGCCCGCTCGGCAAAAAGCGTGTTGCGCCAAGCCGGTCTGATTATTTATGAAAGCGATATCAGCCTTGATCAGCGGTACTTAATGGAGCGGTTTATTTGTGGCGGCATCGAGTTTAATGCCACGGCACAACCAAATATTGGTTACACCCAATATCACAACGTCAAGCTACGACCCAGCGATTACCAGCCACAATTATCGGTACTGTCGATTGATATCGAATGCTCCCAACATGGCGAACTTTACAGTATTGGTTTTCACCAGCGTAATTTTTCGCGGGTAATAATGATTGGCCCCCCGCAAGACGGCCCCTCCTATATCCAGTGGGTAAAGGATGAAAGCGAACTATTAGAGCAATTAGAAATTACCATCGCTGAGACAGATCCTGATATTATCATTGGCTGGAATGTGATTAATTTTGATTTTAGATTGCTGATTAAGCGCGCCCAATACAATGGCATGAAATTACGACTGGGCCGTGGTCAAGCTTTTGCCCACTGGCGTGATTCACACAACGATAATAACGGCTACATTACCATTGCCGGACGTCTCGTTATCGATGGCATTGATGCCTTAAAAACCGCGACTTATCATTTTGCCAGCTTTAGCCTCGACTTTGTTGGTCATAGTTTACTTGGCCGTGGCAAACACACCGATGATGTCCATAATCGAATGGCTGAAATAAATCACAATTTCAAGCATGACAAACCGGCACTCGCGGCCTATAACCTGGAAGACTGTCGCCTCGTTAGCGATATATTTGAGCACACCCAATTACTTGAGTTTTTAATCTTTAGAACCAAACTAACTGGTTTGCCACTCAACCGTGTGGGAGGCTCGGTCGCCGCTTTTACTAATTTATATTTACCTAAATTACATCGTGCTGGTTTTATTGCCCCGAACCTCCCACCCGACGGCGGTTTAGCTAGCCCCGGTGGTTATGTAATGGATTCACAACCGGGTTTATATCACAATGTTTTGGTACTCGATTTCAAAAGCCTTTATCCATCGATTATCCGGACCTTTAAAATAGATCCGATGGGGCTTATCGAAGGGTTAGCAGCGCCAGAGCATGCTATTGACGGTTTTAAGCAGGCAAAATTTTCACGCGATAAACATTTTTTACCCCAAATCATCACCAACTTATGGCAACAGCGTGATCAGGCCAAGCAACAAAAAGATCATCCTAAGTCGCAAGCCATAAAAATTATCATGAACTCATTTTATGGCGTGCTCGGTTCTGGCGGTTGCTGTTTTTACGATACCCGACTGGCCAGTTCAATCACGATGCGAGGTCATCAAATCATTCAGCAAACAGCTCAGTGGATTGAAGAAAAGTTTGATGTAATTTATGGTGATACCGATTCAGTATTTGTGTTTATTGGCCCACAATATAATGCCAAACAGGCCAACAAAATAGGTCAGCAATTAGCCGATGACGTTAATCAACGTTGGCAGCAACTTATTGCTCAAGAGCATCAACTAGATTGCCATTTGGAACTGCAATATGAAACGCTGTTTGCGCGATTTTTAATGCCAAAGATCCGCGGCAGCGAAACTGGCAGTAAAAAACGTTACGCCGGTTTGTTAAATAATAATGGTAAGCCTGAGTTGATTTTTAAAGGCTTGGAAAGTGTGCGCAGCGATTGGACAATATTAGCGCAAGATTTTCAGCAACAACTTTACCAACTGGTGTTTGATGATCAAGATCCACGGCCTTTGGTATTAGAAACTTTAGAAAAAACCCAAACAGGTCAATACGATCACAAATTGGTTTATAGTAAGCGGCTTAGGCGAAAACTATCACATTACGTCAAAAATGTTCCTCCTCAAGTTAAAGCCGCGCGCATAGCCGATGAGCAAAATGCCAAGCTAGGCCGTACTTTGCAATATCAAAATCATGGCACTATTAATTATGTCATCACGATTAATGGCCCCGAACCTGTCGAATACACCACAAGCCCAATTGACTATCAGCATTATATTGATAAACAATTATTACCAATAGCCGATGGCATACTACCCTTTGTTGAACTGTCATTTGAACAAATCACGGCTACTCAGCTCGGCTTATTTTAA